One genomic window of Acidovorax radicis includes the following:
- a CDS encoding branched-chain amino acid ABC transporter permease, with translation MAFFLETLIGGLMAGMLYSLVALGFVLIYKASGVFNFAQGAMVLFAALAMARFAEWIPQWTGIQSPIVANLAAFVIAGAIMFVVAWLIEKLVLRHLVNQEGATLLMATLGITYFLEGLGQTLFGSDIYKIDIGMPKEPIFMLDGMFQGGILVNKEDVIAAAIAAALVALLSVFFQKTSTGRALRAVADDHQAAQSIGIPLNRIWVIVWCVAGVVALVAGMIWGSKLGVQFSLTTVALRALPVVILGGLTSVPGAIIGGLIIGVGEKLSEVYLGPFVGGGIEIWFAYVLALVFLLFRPQGLFGEKIIDRV, from the coding sequence ATGGCATTCTTTCTCGAAACACTGATCGGCGGCCTTATGGCCGGCATGCTGTATTCGCTGGTGGCGCTGGGCTTCGTGCTGATCTACAAGGCATCGGGCGTTTTCAACTTCGCGCAGGGCGCGATGGTGCTGTTCGCTGCGCTGGCCATGGCCCGCTTTGCCGAATGGATTCCCCAATGGACCGGCATTCAAAGCCCCATCGTGGCCAACCTCGCCGCGTTCGTGATCGCGGGGGCCATCATGTTCGTGGTGGCCTGGCTGATCGAAAAGCTGGTGCTGCGCCACCTGGTGAACCAGGAGGGCGCCACGCTGCTCATGGCCACGCTGGGCATCACCTACTTTCTGGAAGGCCTGGGCCAAACGCTGTTTGGCAGCGACATCTACAAGATCGACATCGGTATGCCCAAGGAGCCCATTTTCATGCTCGACGGCATGTTCCAGGGCGGCATCCTGGTCAACAAGGAAGACGTGATTGCCGCAGCCATTGCCGCCGCCCTGGTGGCGCTGCTCTCCGTGTTCTTTCAAAAAACCTCCACCGGCCGTGCGCTGCGTGCCGTGGCCGACGACCACCAGGCGGCGCAATCCATCGGTATCCCGCTCAACCGCATCTGGGTGATCGTGTGGTGCGTGGCGGGCGTGGTGGCCCTGGTGGCCGGGATGATCTGGGGCAGCAAGCTGGGCGTGCAGTTTTCGCTCACTACCGTGGCGCTGCGTGCGCTGCCCGTGGTGATCCTGGGCGGCCTGACCTCGGTGCCCGGCGCCATCATCGGCGGGCTGATCATCGGCGTGGGCGAGAAGCTCTCCGAGGTGTACCTGGGCCCGTTCGTGGGCGGCGGCATCGAGATCTGGTTTGCGTATGTGCTGGCGCTGGTGTTCCTCCTGTTCAGACCGCAAGGTTTGTTCGGAGAGAAGATCATTGACCGCGTGTAA
- a CDS encoding ABC transporter ATP-binding protein, translating to MTTKKIGDVILDVKNISLRFGGVKALTDISFNVKEHEIRAIIGPNGAGKSSMLNCINGVYTPQDGSITFRGKTFSHMNSRQVAEMGVARTFQNLALFKGMSVIDNIMTGRNLKIKSNILLQALRIGPAEREEIAHREKVEHIIDFLEIQAFRKTPVGQLPYGLQKRVDLGRALAMEPQVLLLDEPMAGMNVEEKQDMCRFILDVNDEFGTTIVLIEHDMGVVMDISDRVVVLDYGKKIGDGSPDEVRSNEDVISAYLGTSH from the coding sequence ATGACCACTAAGAAGATCGGCGACGTCATTCTCGACGTCAAGAACATCAGCCTGCGGTTTGGCGGTGTGAAGGCGCTGACCGACATCTCGTTCAACGTGAAAGAACACGAGATCCGCGCCATCATCGGCCCCAATGGCGCTGGCAAAAGCTCCATGCTCAACTGCATCAACGGCGTGTACACGCCGCAGGACGGCTCCATCACCTTCCGCGGCAAGACGTTCTCGCACATGAACTCGCGCCAGGTGGCCGAGATGGGCGTGGCCCGCACCTTCCAGAACCTGGCGCTGTTCAAGGGCATGAGCGTGATCGACAACATCATGACCGGGCGCAACCTCAAGATCAAAAGCAACATCCTGCTGCAGGCGCTGCGCATCGGCCCCGCCGAACGCGAAGAAATTGCGCACCGCGAAAAAGTCGAGCACATCATCGACTTCCTCGAAATCCAGGCCTTCCGCAAGACACCCGTAGGCCAGTTGCCCTATGGCCTGCAAAAGCGCGTGGACCTGGGCCGGGCCCTGGCCATGGAGCCGCAGGTGCTGCTGCTCGACGAGCCCATGGCCGGTATGAACGTGGAAGAAAAGCAGGACATGTGCCGCTTCATTCTCGACGTGAACGACGAGTTCGGCACCACCATCGTGCTGATCGAGCACGACATGGGCGTGGTGATGGACATCTCTGACCGCGTGGTGGTGCTCGACTACGGAAAGAAGATCGGCGACGGCAGCCCCGACGAAGTACGCAGCAACGAAGACGTGATCAGTGCCTATCTGGGCACCTCGCACTGA
- a CDS encoding general secretion pathway protein GspB codes for MSYILDALRRAEAERGRGAVPGIHSQSLPVPGNAAATTRAMASPVWIAATVASVAVVAAAGAWWVTQRSAPQGGVVVAAGSAPPSAAVAAPPAMSAIAPAAPVAAPAVAPVLIAPPEPAVPAPPVKRAAAPSREKADRAPGTAPAPSAGLARPRSAETPRAPAREPADPVRREPPPAAVAATGPAGTPPISPISATGTVFAQADLPDSVRGQLPVLKISGITYSSNPVSRMAIVNGQVLHEGDPAAPGLLLERIEPGRTVWSFRGYRYGLAP; via the coding sequence ATGTCTTACATTCTTGATGCGCTGCGGCGCGCCGAAGCGGAGCGCGGCCGCGGGGCGGTTCCCGGTATTCATTCGCAGTCACTGCCCGTGCCAGGCAACGCTGCCGCGACCACGCGGGCGATGGCGTCGCCTGTGTGGATCGCGGCCACGGTGGCCTCTGTGGCCGTGGTGGCTGCCGCCGGTGCCTGGTGGGTGACGCAGCGCAGCGCCCCCCAGGGCGGCGTGGTGGTGGCTGCTGGTTCGGCGCCGCCGTCGGCGGCCGTGGCCGCGCCGCCCGCAATGTCTGCCATCGCGCCTGCGGCGCCGGTGGCGGCGCCCGCCGTCGCGCCGGTCCTGATCGCCCCACCCGAGCCAGCGGTGCCCGCACCGCCCGTGAAACGTGCCGCTGCGCCATCGCGCGAAAAAGCGGACCGGGCGCCCGGCACCGCACCAGCGCCGTCTGCCGGGTTGGCACGCCCCCGTTCTGCCGAAACCCCGCGCGCGCCTGCGCGTGAGCCGGCAGACCCTGTGCGCCGTGAGCCACCACCTGCGGCCGTTGCGGCTACGGGGCCGGCCGGTACACCGCCCATATCACCCATCTCGGCCACGGGCACGGTGTTCGCCCAGGCGGATTTGCCTGATTCCGTGCGCGGGCAACTGCCGGTGTTGAAGATCTCGGGGATCACCTACTCCAGCAACCCGGTGTCGCGCATGGCGATTGTCAACGGGCAAGTGCTGCACGAGGGGGACCCCGCTGCGCCGGGTTTGCTGCTGGAGAGGATCGAGCCCGGGCGCACGGTCTGGTCGTTCCGGGGCTACCGGTACGGTCTGGCGCCTTGA
- a CDS encoding ExeA family protein, which produces MYAPFFGLQHAPFSIAPDPRYLFMSERHREALAHLLYGLDAGGGFVLLTGEVGAGKTTVCRCFLEQIPSHCDVAYIFNPKLTVGELLRSICDEFGVPHQASSPGGETVKDYIDPLNASLLAAHAAGRNSVLIIDEAQNLSADVLEQLRLLTNLETSERKLLQIILIGQPELRAMVASPSLEQLAQRVIARFHLDALSPQETQQYIAHRLAVAGLQGPVPFSQRAIRRIHVLSRGVPRRINLLCDRALLGAYSAGVREVGVAIVNRAAREVFDAPASAAAAAARGRGRTWPSWASVALGACVGAAVVAAASAYLGGWPLSPPRSSGVGVGAGGVAAQGGGSVAPQRGASLAGGVAAAPPVALAASAAGSAPAVRPASGLSQFLAAQPAGEGAAWQALASAWGATVPDGVDACAALVREGLRCYRNRRAGLNLVRQIDRPVLLALFASDETDVAVSAVLRQLDGDVAVLEGGGHTLRVPVSELAQVWRGDIATLWRAPAGMPDKGEITDTPAGLAWLDKQLASTAAGGTGAGGGGRPVTPAVRQSRIQRFQLAQGVTPDGRAGPLTLMLLNRLVGVSEPRLRTGA; this is translated from the coding sequence ATGTACGCCCCGTTTTTCGGTCTCCAGCACGCCCCGTTCTCCATCGCCCCCGACCCGCGCTACCTGTTCATGAGCGAGCGCCACCGCGAGGCACTGGCGCATCTGCTCTATGGGCTGGATGCGGGGGGCGGTTTTGTGTTGTTGACGGGCGAAGTGGGCGCGGGCAAAACCACCGTGTGCCGGTGTTTTCTGGAGCAGATCCCGTCGCACTGCGATGTGGCCTACATCTTCAACCCCAAGCTCACGGTGGGCGAGTTGCTGCGCTCCATCTGTGATGAATTTGGGGTGCCGCACCAGGCGTCCTCACCAGGAGGGGAAACGGTCAAGGATTACATCGACCCGCTCAACGCATCGTTGCTGGCCGCGCATGCTGCGGGGCGCAACAGCGTGCTCATCATTGACGAGGCGCAGAACCTGTCGGCCGATGTGCTGGAGCAACTGCGCCTGCTCACCAACCTGGAGACCAGCGAACGCAAGCTGCTGCAGATCATCCTGATCGGCCAGCCCGAGCTGCGGGCCATGGTCGCCAGCCCGTCGCTGGAGCAACTGGCGCAGCGGGTGATCGCGCGGTTTCACCTGGATGCACTGAGCCCGCAGGAAACCCAGCAGTACATTGCCCATCGCTTGGCCGTGGCGGGCCTGCAGGGGCCCGTGCCGTTCAGCCAGCGCGCGATCCGGCGCATTCATGTCCTGTCGCGTGGGGTGCCCCGGCGCATCAACCTGCTGTGCGACCGGGCCTTGCTGGGTGCGTACTCGGCCGGGGTGCGTGAGGTGGGCGTCGCCATCGTCAACCGCGCTGCGCGGGAGGTGTTTGATGCGCCCGCCTCGGCAGCGGCGGCCGCTGCTCGGGGGCGCGGCCGAACGTGGCCCTCGTGGGCGTCTGTGGCACTGGGGGCTTGCGTGGGGGCTGCCGTCGTGGCAGCGGCCAGCGCCTATCTGGGCGGCTGGCCCTTGTCGCCGCCGCGCAGCAGCGGCGTTGGAGTGGGTGCTGGTGGCGTGGCGGCGCAAGGGGGCGGCAGTGTGGCCCCGCAGCGCGGGGCTTCCTTGGCCGGTGGTGTGGCGGCTGCGCCCCCGGTGGCTTTGGCGGCCTCGGCGGCAGGTTCGGCGCCCGCCGTGCGCCCGGCATCGGGGCTGAGCCAGTTTCTGGCCGCACAGCCGGCGGGGGAGGGCGCTGCCTGGCAGGCGCTAGCATCGGCCTGGGGGGCTACGGTGCCCGACGGCGTCGATGCGTGTGCCGCGCTCGTGCGTGAGGGTTTGCGCTGTTACCGCAACCGCCGCGCGGGGCTGAACCTGGTGCGGCAGATCGACCGGCCCGTGCTGCTGGCCCTTTTTGCCTCGGACGAAACCGACGTCGCCGTATCGGCCGTGCTGCGCCAGCTGGACGGTGATGTGGCCGTGCTGGAAGGCGGCGGCCATACGCTGCGGGTGCCCGTCAGCGAGCTGGCGCAGGTATGGCGCGGCGATATCGCCACGCTGTGGCGTGCCCCGGCAGGAATGCCTGACAAAGGCGAGATCACCGATACCCCCGCAGGGCTGGCGTGGCTTGACAAGCAACTGGCCTCCACCGCAGCAGGCGGCACGGGCGCGGGTGGCGGTGGCCGACCGGTGACGCCTGCCGTGCGCCAGTCGCGCATCCAGCGATTCCAGCTGGCCCAGGGCGTGACGCCCGACGGCCGTGCTGGCCCTTTGACCCTGATGTTGCTCAATCGCCTGGTGGGTGTGAGTGAACCGCGCCTGCGCACCGGAGCCTGA
- a CDS encoding branched-chain amino acid ABC transporter permease — MLYRENGQFKTSYRADQQIFPIAQDRIAVALLLAVAFLVVPMLASDYIFRAILIPFVIMALAALGVNILVGYCGQISLGSGAFMAVGAYGAYNFFVRFPGMPLIPALILGGLCATFFGILFGLPSLRVKGLYLAVATLAAQFFSDWMFLRIKWFTNNSDSGSVSVNNLQVFGFPIESATSKYLFCLALLVVVALLAKNLVRGAIGREWMAIRDMDVAAAVIGIRPMYAKLSAFAVSSFIVGMAGALWAFVHLGAWEPAAFSVEISFRLLFMVIIGGLGSIAGGFFGAAFIVVLPIVLNQFLPAFMGLFGIEVSTAGVSHAELMIFGALIVWFLIVEPHGLAKLWSTAKQKLRLWPFPH, encoded by the coding sequence ATGCTCTACCGCGAAAACGGCCAGTTCAAGACCAGCTACCGCGCCGACCAGCAGATCTTTCCCATCGCCCAGGACCGCATCGCCGTGGCGCTGCTGCTCGCCGTCGCGTTCCTGGTGGTGCCCATGCTGGCCAGCGACTACATCTTCCGCGCCATCCTGATTCCCTTCGTCATCATGGCGCTGGCGGCCCTGGGGGTGAACATCCTCGTGGGCTATTGCGGCCAGATCTCACTGGGCTCGGGCGCCTTCATGGCGGTGGGGGCCTACGGGGCCTACAACTTTTTTGTGCGCTTTCCGGGCATGCCGCTGATCCCCGCGCTGATCCTGGGTGGGCTGTGCGCCACGTTCTTCGGCATCCTGTTCGGGCTGCCCAGCCTGCGCGTCAAGGGGCTGTATCTGGCGGTGGCCACGCTGGCCGCGCAGTTCTTCAGCGACTGGATGTTCCTGCGCATCAAGTGGTTCACCAACAACTCCGACTCGGGGTCGGTGTCCGTCAACAACCTGCAGGTGTTCGGTTTTCCCATCGAGAGCGCTACCAGCAAGTACCTGTTCTGCCTGGCCCTGTTGGTGGTCGTGGCCCTGCTGGCCAAAAACCTGGTGCGCGGCGCCATTGGCCGCGAGTGGATGGCCATCCGCGACATGGACGTGGCTGCGGCCGTGATCGGCATCCGCCCCATGTACGCCAAGCTCAGCGCGTTTGCCGTCAGCTCCTTCATCGTGGGCATGGCCGGCGCGCTGTGGGCCTTTGTGCACCTGGGGGCGTGGGAGCCTGCCGCGTTCTCCGTCGAAATCTCGTTTCGCCTCTTGTTCATGGTGATCATCGGCGGTCTGGGCTCCATCGCAGGCGGGTTCTTTGGCGCCGCCTTCATCGTGGTGCTGCCCATCGTGCTCAACCAGTTTTTGCCCGCCTTCATGGGGTTGTTTGGCATCGAGGTGTCCACGGCGGGGGTGTCGCATGCCGAACTGATGATCTTTGGCGCGCTGATCGTGTGGTTCCTGATCGTGGAGCCGCATGGCCTGGCCAAGCTGTGGTCCACCGCCAAGCAGAAGTTGCGCCTGTGGCCGTTCCCGCATTGA
- a CDS encoding AMP-dependent synthetase/ligase gives MKTTFPQLLLKHAAERPHAPALREKEYGIWQSHGWADLARLVEQMAAGLHLAGLQRHEHMVVIGANRPRLYATMLAAQSLGAIPVPLYQDAVGAECIFPLNNADVRFCVVEDQEQVDKLLEIREQCPQIARIYFDDPRGLRKYEEEGLASLDALIEAGRAHAAAHPEWFRTEVAKASPDDVAAMFFTSGTTGNPKGVVHTHSTLIDRASAGAEFDKLTSSEEVLAYLPPAWIGQNIFSYAQWLACGYVVNCPESAGTVTIDLKEVGPTYYFAPPRIFEGLLTSVMIRMEDAGTIKRKMFHACMEVAKRVGPALMDGEPVGLWDRLQYAIGNALVYGPLRNNLGFSRVRVAYTAGEAIGPDLFTFYRSIGINLKQLYGSTETAVFVCLQPDNQARADTVGVPIRGVEIKVADNGEILVKSAGLLKEYYKNPAATAEVLTADGWYHTSDAGFLDGHGHLKIIDRVKDVGRIKGGANDGAMFAPKYVENKLKFFPHIKEVVALGDGREKVCVMVNIDFDAVGNWAERRNLPYAGYTDLAQKPQVYELIRECIEKVNADLATDAMLAGSQVSRFLVLHKELDADDGELTRTNKVRRGFIAEKYAVLVDALYAGRTEQYIETQVKFEDGRTGSVSATLKLADTKTFAPVKKAA, from the coding sequence ATGAAGACCACGTTCCCGCAATTGCTGCTCAAGCATGCAGCCGAGCGCCCCCATGCCCCGGCACTTCGTGAAAAAGAATACGGTATCTGGCAAAGCCACGGGTGGGCCGACCTGGCGCGCCTGGTGGAGCAGATGGCCGCCGGCCTGCACCTGGCCGGGCTGCAGCGCCATGAACACATGGTGGTGATCGGCGCCAACCGCCCCCGCCTGTACGCCACCATGCTGGCGGCCCAGTCGCTGGGGGCCATTCCGGTGCCGCTGTACCAGGACGCCGTGGGCGCGGAATGTATCTTTCCGCTCAACAATGCGGACGTCCGGTTTTGTGTGGTGGAAGACCAGGAACAGGTCGACAAACTGCTGGAGATCCGTGAGCAGTGCCCCCAGATTGCACGCATCTACTTTGATGATCCTCGTGGCCTGCGCAAGTATGAAGAAGAAGGCCTCGCTTCGCTGGACGCACTGATCGAAGCCGGCCGTGCCCATGCCGCAGCCCACCCAGAGTGGTTTCGTACCGAGGTGGCCAAGGCCAGCCCCGACGACGTGGCAGCGATGTTCTTTACCTCGGGCACCACCGGCAACCCCAAAGGCGTGGTGCACACCCATAGCACCCTGATCGACCGCGCCTCGGCGGGCGCCGAATTTGACAAACTCACCAGCTCCGAAGAAGTGCTGGCGTATCTGCCCCCCGCGTGGATCGGGCAGAACATATTCAGCTACGCACAATGGCTGGCCTGCGGCTATGTCGTCAACTGCCCCGAGTCGGCCGGCACCGTGACCATCGATCTCAAGGAAGTCGGTCCCACCTATTACTTTGCGCCCCCGCGCATTTTTGAAGGCCTGCTCACCAGCGTGATGATCCGCATGGAAGACGCGGGGACCATCAAGCGAAAGATGTTCCACGCCTGCATGGAGGTGGCCAAGCGTGTGGGCCCGGCGCTGATGGACGGCGAACCCGTGGGCCTGTGGGACCGCCTCCAATACGCCATAGGCAACGCGCTGGTGTACGGGCCGCTGCGCAACAACCTGGGGTTCAGCCGTGTGCGGGTGGCCTACACAGCGGGCGAGGCCATCGGGCCCGACCTGTTCACCTTCTACCGCTCCATCGGCATCAACTTGAAGCAGTTGTATGGCTCCACCGAAACCGCCGTGTTCGTGTGCCTGCAGCCCGACAACCAGGCCCGCGCCGACACGGTGGGTGTGCCTATTCGCGGCGTGGAGATCAAGGTGGCCGACAACGGAGAGATCCTGGTCAAATCCGCCGGTCTGCTCAAGGAATACTACAAGAACCCTGCCGCCACGGCCGAGGTGCTGACGGCCGACGGCTGGTATCACACCAGCGATGCGGGCTTTCTTGATGGTCACGGCCACCTCAAGATCATCGACCGGGTGAAAGACGTGGGCCGCATCAAGGGCGGCGCCAACGATGGCGCCATGTTTGCGCCCAAGTACGTGGAGAACAAGCTCAAGTTCTTCCCGCACATCAAGGAAGTCGTCGCTCTGGGCGACGGCCGCGAGAAGGTGTGCGTGATGGTCAACATCGACTTCGACGCGGTGGGCAACTGGGCCGAGCGCCGCAATCTGCCGTATGCAGGCTACACCGACCTGGCGCAAAAGCCGCAGGTGTATGAGCTGATCCGCGAGTGCATCGAGAAGGTCAACGCAGACCTCGCCACCGACGCCATGCTGGCGGGCAGCCAGGTGAGCCGTTTCCTGGTGCTGCACAAGGAGCTCGATGCCGACGACGGTGAACTCACGCGCACCAACAAGGTTCGCCGGGGTTTCATCGCCGAAAAATATGCCGTGTTGGTGGACGCACTCTATGCGGGCCGCACCGAGCAATACATCGAGACGCAGGTCAAGTTCGAGGACGGACGCACGGGCAGCGTAAGTGCCACCCTGAAGCTGGCGGACACCAAAACCTTTGCGCCGGTCAAGAAGGCCGCGTGA